One part of the Lepeophtheirus salmonis chromosome 14, UVic_Lsal_1.4, whole genome shotgun sequence genome encodes these proteins:
- the LOC121128941 gene encoding uncharacterized protein, protein MLFVERILLDGKCANLKRIQIREKKEANNPSSTKGEEKNYADNAHLKAEDIIIINNVHVNNHSMVVTSPSSSEGVLHELAQIESGKDEYTIIDHIVGNLAAGHDTLQESLNEQQPQVIQLEDVVLLDPSSSAYNSPTSIVDEISGIVNASIQGFQDKLNQTSEVEFDFPSIFLESGPHSDSSSEANAIEETSTLKTAEELSYPNTDKISEEALDKLVTEVFSDDYEVEEELVNQSSDKDPFVKESIGPEVFVIENLKPFHYKVNQQPTELPALNLINKATGNEIPEIISLKPFRFVPIVKVIKHKDGGADSLLNTVEENLNAEIQEFNIIKPRVYPIIS, encoded by the coding sequence ATGTTGTTTGTCGAACGAATACTCTTGGATGGGAAATGTgcgaatttaaaaagaattcagataagagaaaaaaaagaagcaaataatCCCTCTTCTACAAAGGGAGAGGAAAAGAATTACGCTGACAACGCCCACTTAAAAGCTGAGGATATAATCATTATCAATAATGTCCACGTGAACAATCATTCTATGGTTGTAACATCACCGTCATCATCTGAGGGTGTTTTGCATGAATTGGCTCAGATTGAGAGCGGTAAAGATGAATACACaattattgatcacattgttGGGAACTTAGCTGCCGGTCATGATACCCTACAAGAGTCTTTGAATGAACAACAGCCTCAAGTAATACAGCTTGAGGATGTTGTTTTATTAGATCCATCCTCATCTGCCTATAATTCTCCTACAAGTATTGTGGATGAAATATCTGGGATCGTAAATGCAAGTATCCAAGGATTCCAGGATAAGCTCAATCAAACCTCTGAAGTAGAATTCGACTTCCCTTCCATCTTTTTGGAGAGTGGACCACATAGTGATTCTAGTTCTGAGGCTAATGCGATAGAAGAGACGTCCACTCTTAAAACAGCAGAAGAATTATCATATCCCAACACTGATAAGATATCGGAAGAGGCATTAGACAAATTAGTGACAGAAGTTTTTTCGGATGATTATGAGGTGGAAGAAGAACTCGTCAATCAATCTTCCGACAAAGATCCATTTGTGAAGGAGAGTATTGGCCCGGAAGTATttgttatagaaaatttaaaacccTTTCATTATAAAGTTAATCAACAGCCCACGGAGCTTCCTGCATTGAATCTAATCAATAAGGCTACTGGTAATGAAATACCcgaaataatatctttaaaaccCTTTCGTTTCGTACCCATTGTCAAAGTGATTAAACATAAAGACGGTGGTGCTGATAGTTTGTTGAATACTGTAGAAGAAAATCTGAATGCAGAAATTCaagaattcaatattattaaaccTCGAGTATAtccaattatttcttaa
- the LOC121128939 gene encoding organic cation transporter-like protein, with protein MAYDSDYEGMDYILGNMVGSQGRAQWKVVFLAFIADIAGGVPLLLHMFSAYEPDHRCSIPVCNDLNSTDWMEFAIPKNTKSSNFLKQDSTYDSCHAFKVIDEEGDCEMSNFNISQMETCSAWVYDKSDFPYTLTTRNDLVCNSEAKRRLLSTFMMLGLMIGSLLGGKFGDWIGRKKTCFIAISIITPTVMVGGYSPNYEIYAALRLLTCICLPVIWVCIHSLTFELFGIRGRERFLAVKDLFYPTYVIMLGSLSYFFRNYEELHLVCGCLCLISLIMYFFIPESVRWEIVNNQYDSARKTLLSIAKQNGKTLTKEDENKIDRILHRIHDEIQDSDNKGKHSILDMFKKSQIKMTLVLLANWITVNVGSYTLTLEATKLSGNVWLNFVLSSVIEIPGSIMIFFCLSMFGRRFNLFMYQSIVGISCITLAFTPKTWTTTVLVIYLIGKIGSGATFLMVWLLPVELYPTNLRAQALGTLSTIARIFGMSASFVPTLAKVWKPLPLFIIGVPSLIAGLMAYFLPETAKKELPQTLLKSSSSKPKEDTTKV; from the coding sequence atggcGTATGATTCCGATTACGAAGGAATGGACTATATTCTTGGCAATATGGTTGGTAGTCAAGGTCGTGCTCAATGGAAAGTGGTATTTTTAGCGTTTATTGCAGATATAGCGGGTGGAGTACCCTTACTTCTACACATGTTTTCTGCCTATGAGCCAGATCACAGATGTAGTATTCCCGTTTGTAATGATCTCAACAGCACGGACTGGATGGAGTTTGCCATTCCCAAAAATACCAAGTCCTCCAACTTTCTGAAACAGGACTCAACTTACGATTCCTGTCATGCATTTAAAGTAATCGATGAAGAGGGAGATTGTGAAATGAGCAACTTTAATATATCCCAAATGGAGACGTGTAGTGCTTGGGTATATGATAAGAGTGATTTTCCTTACACTTTAACGACAAGGAATGACTTGGTATGTAACTCTGAAGCTAAACGACGACTACTCAGCACATTTATGATGTTGGGTCTTATGATAGGCTCACTCCTTGGTGGTAAATTTGGTGATTGGATTGGTCGGAAAAAGACTTGCTTTATTGCTATATCCATAATCACTCCTACTGTAATGGTTGGGGGATACTCACCAAACTATGAAATATACGCTGCACTCCGATTATTGACATGTATATGTTTACCCGTTATTTGGGTATGCATTCATAGTCTCACATTTGAGTTATTCGGGATTAGAGGTCGAGAGAGATTTTTGGCTGTAAAAGACTTATTTTATCCGACCTACGTCATTATGTTGGGTTCACTTTCCTACTTTTTCCGAAACTACGAGGAGCTTCATTTGGTTTGTGGATGTTTATGCCTTATCAGccttattatgtatttttttatacccGAGTCTGTTCGGTGGGAAATTGTCAACAATCAATATGACAGTGCCAGAAAGACTCTACTCTCCATAGCTAAACAAAATGGTAAGACACTCACCAAGGAGGATGAGAATAAAATAGACAGAATTCTCCATAGGATACACGATGAAATCCAAGATTCTGATAATAAAGGCAAACATAGTATTTTGGATATGttcaaaaaaagtcaaattaaaatGACGCTAGTTCTCCTTGCCAATTGGATCACGGTGAATGTTGGATCCTACACACTCACCCTGGAGGCCACAAAATTAAGTGGCAATGTATGGTTAAATTTTGTACTCTCTTCGGTGATTGAGATCCCAGGTTCaataatgattttcttttgCTTAAGTATGTTTGGACGACGATTTAACCTCTTCATGTATCAATCCATTGTCGGTATATCATGTATTACACTCGCATTTACACCCAAAACATGGACAACTACCGTATTAGTCATTTACCTAATAGGTAAAATTGGATCAGGTGCAACTTTTCTCATGGTTTGGCTCCTACCAGTAGAACTCTACCCCACAAATTTGAGAGCCCAGGCACTAGGTACATTATCCACCATTGCAAGGATATTTGGAATGAGCGCCTCATTCGTACCAACCCTTGCAAAGGTGTGGAAACCTCTCCCACTATTTATTATAGGAGTCCCAAGTTTGATTGCTGGGCTCATGGCTTATTTTTTGCCAGAAACTGCTAAAAAAGAGCTACCTCAAACCCTACTCAAGTCCTCAAGTTCTAAACCAAAAGAAGATACCACAAAAGTTTGA